In Candidatus Vesicomyosocius okutanii, one DNA window encodes the following:
- a CDS encoding heme ABC transporter permease, translating to MWKWIQTFASPKNFYQISQKIILWLLIPFIILMLIGLYWGLIVAPIDYQQGESYRIMFIHVPAAWMSMFVYLVLAISGGIGLIWKIKLAYVIAKVSAPIGVAFTFLALTTGAVWGKPMWGTWWVWDARLTSELILLFLYLAYMSLNNAFDNPKTASKASSVLAIMGLVNLPIIHYSVKWWNTLHQSASVSVNKVAIQDVDMLIALLLMGMAFKFLYGALMLMRARDEVLVIEQNSSWVKRIIMEHR from the coding sequence ATGTGGAAATGGATTCAAACTTTTGCCTCGCCTAAAAATTTCTATCAAATTAGTCAAAAAATTATTCTTTGGCTTTTAATCCCTTTTATTATTCTAATGTTGATCGGTTTGTATTGGGGACTAATTGTAGCACCTATTGATTATCAACAAGGTGAGAGTTATCGCATTATGTTTATTCATGTACCTGCTGCATGGATGAGTATGTTTGTTTATTTGGTGTTAGCAATTTCAGGGGGTATTGGCCTAATTTGGAAAATTAAATTAGCATATGTGATTGCTAAGGTGTCAGCGCCTATTGGGGTAGCATTTACCTTTTTAGCCTTAACTACTGGTGCGGTTTGGGGTAAGCCAATGTGGGGTACTTGGTGGGTGTGGGATGCACGTTTAACCTCAGAGTTAATTTTACTGTTTTTATACTTAGCTTATATGTCACTTAATAATGCATTTGATAATCCTAAAACTGCATCCAAGGCTTCTTCAGTATTAGCTATTATGGGTTTGGTTAATTTACCTATTATTCATTATTCGGTTAAATGGTGGAATACATTACATCAGAGTGCGTCAGTTAGTGTTAATAAAGTAGCCATCCAAGATGTTGATATGTTGATTGCATTATTATTAATGGGTATGGCATTTAAGTTTTTATATGGTGCGCTTATGTTAATGAGGGCTAGAGATGAAGTGTTGGTCATAGAACAAAACTCTAGTTGGGTTAAAAGAATAATTATGGAGCATAGATAG
- the tsaB gene encoding tRNA (adenosine(37)-N6)-threonylcarbamoyltransferase complex dimerization subunit type 1 TsaB, with translation MINLLAIDTCTNTCSVSLYTQGETFSRFVQSEKKSSGLILSLCDEIFKASQMSPSALDGIIYTKGPGSFTGVRMCVSVVQGISLAYNIPTLGFSTLELLGFGAFKKYNTSKVAIALDARMSEVYWGIYQNQILCKESLQKPDEVDILGKYFIGVGNGWGVYDNELIQQTGINTCFANFYPKAENLIVLYLTCVNQHIKFSNKLALPTYLRNNVAHKSLK, from the coding sequence ATGATAAATTTATTAGCAATTGATACGTGTACTAATACGTGCTCGGTAAGTCTTTACACTCAAGGTGAAACCTTTTCTCGTTTTGTTCAAAGCGAGAAGAAAAGTTCAGGTTTAATATTATCACTTTGCGATGAAATTTTTAAAGCTAGTCAAATGTCACCTTCTGCCTTGGATGGTATTATTTACACTAAAGGCCCTGGATCTTTTACAGGTGTTAGAATGTGTGTTAGTGTAGTTCAAGGTATATCGTTAGCGTATAATATCCCTACATTAGGTTTTTCAACACTTGAGTTACTTGGGTTTGGAGCGTTTAAAAAGTACAATACTAGCAAAGTTGCTATTGCACTTGATGCACGTATGAGTGAGGTATATTGGGGTATTTATCAAAATCAAATCCTGTGTAAGGAAAGTTTACAAAAGCCTGATGAAGTGGATATTCTTGGGAAATATTTTATTGGTGTGGGAAATGGATGGGGTGTATATGATAATGAGCTCATTCAACAAACAGGTATTAATACCTGTTTTGCCAATTTTTATCCAAAAGCTGAGAATCTTATAGTACTTTATTTAACCTGTGTTAACCAACATATTAAATTTAGCAATAAGTTGGCACTGCCAACTTATTTACGTAATAATGTTGCACATAAATCGCTAAAATAA
- the rpsF gene encoding 30S ribosomal protein S6 — MRHYEITLIVHPDQSAQVGTMMDKYKEIINADGGKIHKEEDWGRKHLAYPIKKIYKAHYLMMNIECDQEMLDKLNYNFRFNDAILRSLIISKNKAITTPSIMMVNKDKEKGKS, encoded by the coding sequence ATGAGACATTATGAGATTACACTTATTGTCCATCCTGACCAATCAGCTCAGGTAGGTACAATGATGGACAAATACAAAGAAATCATCAATGCTGATGGTGGTAAGATTCATAAAGAAGAGGATTGGGGGCGTAAGCATTTAGCCTATCCAATCAAGAAAATTTATAAAGCACATTACTTAATGATGAATATTGAGTGCGACCAAGAGATGCTTGATAAACTCAATTATAATTTTCGCTTTAATGATGCTATTCTTAGAAGTTTAATCATTTCTAAGAATAAGGCAATTACCACACCATCAATCATGATGGTTAATAAAGATAAAGAAAAAGGGAAATCATAA
- the rpsR gene encoding 30S ribosomal protein S18, with the protein MAKQIKRKRRPQIKINTFCRFTAAGVTKIDYKDIDILLKNIDESGKITPSRMTGTSAKFQRKLTTAIKRARFLALIPYTDKHKK; encoded by the coding sequence ATGGCCAAGCAAATAAAAAGAAAACGTAGACCTCAAATTAAAATTAACACTTTTTGCCGTTTTACAGCAGCAGGAGTTACAAAAATTGATTATAAGGATATTGACATATTACTTAAAAATATTGATGAAAGTGGAAAAATTACACCATCAAGAATGACGGGTACCAGTGCTAAATTTCAGCGTAAACTAACAACTGCCATTAAAAGAGCTAGGTTCTTAGCTCTTATTCCTTATACTGACAAACACAAGAAATAG
- the rplI gene encoding 50S ribosomal protein L9, whose protein sequence is MQVILLENIQKLGNLGDIINVKAGYTRNFLIPKGKAKLATKTNLVEFELIRAKLQIAEAKTLKNAKAIETKMTNTICIIQANASEEGKLFGSINTTDIQTSLIKSGFKIEKRNIDIPETIRHTGEYKININLHTNITVSVKIVIEALQKV, encoded by the coding sequence ATGCAAGTAATTTTATTAGAAAATATCCAAAAATTAGGAAACTTAGGTGATATAATCAACGTTAAAGCTGGTTATACTCGTAACTTTTTAATTCCTAAAGGTAAAGCTAAACTTGCAACTAAAACAAACTTAGTTGAATTTGAGTTGATTAGAGCTAAACTACAAATTGCCGAAGCTAAAACACTTAAAAATGCAAAAGCGATTGAAACTAAGATGACTAATACTATTTGTATTATCCAAGCTAATGCAAGTGAAGAAGGTAAATTATTTGGCTCCATCAACACCACTGATATTCAAACAAGTCTTATAAAAAGTGGTTTTAAAATTGAAAAACGTAATATTGATATACCTGAAACAATTCGTCATACAGGTGAATATAAAATTAACATTAATTTACATACAAATATTACAGTAAGTGTTAAAATTGTTATTGAAGCTCTTCAAAAAGTATAA
- the dnaB gene encoding replicative DNA helicase, with the protein MNIKNTKIPPNSIESEQSVLGGLLLHNEAWDRVADILTQVDFYNASHKIIFNAISTLLQHDQPADILTVKEQVKKTDSEEIIGGFFYLAQIAENTPSISNIEAYAKHVRELSVYRQLIIVSHQIADAAYHPKEVEVQELIDLSEKKIFEIAEQMTRGKQDITNIKDIIKDVVNRIQEMQEYSGINGLETGFIELDKLTSGLQNGDLIIIAGRPSMGKTAFSMNIIEHIAITAKEPKPVVIFSLEMPTEQLVMRMISSFGHIEGSKLRNTMTETDWNSFNHAVLALEKSTVLIDETPSITPIEIRAKCRRLKRQYPNLALIMVDYLQLMTVHGKNENRVQEISEISRSLKALAKEINVPVLALSQLNRGVESRLKANKGRMPQMVDLRESGSIEQDADIIGFIYRDQQYHDDTYSNPEEIGKADLKIVKHRNGPTGIIKLAFIGEYARFEDLANEDQFHGMNDEQIDTTYAHNIANFDQEPF; encoded by the coding sequence ATGAATATCAAAAACACCAAAATACCACCTAATTCAATTGAATCAGAACAATCTGTTTTAGGTGGTTTATTGTTACATAATGAAGCGTGGGATCGTGTTGCAGATATTTTAACTCAGGTAGACTTTTACAACGCCTCACATAAAATTATTTTTAATGCTATTAGCACTCTATTGCAGCACGACCAGCCTGCGGATATTCTCACTGTAAAAGAACAAGTAAAAAAAACAGATTCTGAAGAAATTATTGGTGGCTTTTTCTATTTAGCCCAAATTGCTGAAAATACCCCTAGTATTTCTAACATTGAAGCTTACGCTAAACATGTGCGAGAATTATCAGTTTATCGTCAACTAATTATTGTTAGTCACCAAATTGCTGATGCTGCATACCATCCAAAAGAAGTTGAAGTTCAAGAATTAATTGATCTTTCTGAGAAAAAAATATTTGAAATTGCCGAACAAATGACTCGTGGAAAACAAGATATTACTAATATAAAGGATATTATTAAAGATGTTGTTAATCGCATACAAGAAATGCAAGAATATAGCGGTATAAATGGCTTAGAGACTGGCTTTATTGAATTAGATAAGTTAACTTCTGGCTTACAAAATGGCGATCTAATTATTATTGCCGGGCGTCCATCTATGGGTAAAACAGCTTTTTCAATGAATATTATTGAACATATTGCTATTACTGCTAAAGAACCCAAACCAGTTGTAATATTTAGTTTAGAAATGCCAACTGAACAATTAGTAATGCGTATGATTTCATCATTTGGTCATATTGAAGGCTCAAAATTACGCAACACCATGACTGAAACTGACTGGAATAGTTTTAACCATGCTGTATTAGCTCTGGAAAAATCTACCGTTCTTATTGACGAAACCCCTTCTATTACACCAATAGAAATTCGCGCAAAATGTCGACGATTAAAACGTCAATACCCGAACTTAGCATTAATTATGGTAGACTACTTGCAACTCATGACTGTACACGGAAAGAATGAAAATAGAGTGCAAGAAATTTCTGAAATTTCCCGTTCACTAAAAGCACTAGCTAAAGAAATTAACGTACCAGTTCTTGCCTTATCACAACTTAATCGAGGAGTTGAATCACGCCTTAAAGCTAACAAAGGTCGTATGCCACAAATGGTTGATTTACGAGAATCTGGCTCGATTGAACAAGATGCTGATATTATTGGCTTTATCTATCGAGACCAACAATATCATGATGATACCTATTCAAACCCAGAAGAAATTGGTAAGGCAGATTTAAAGATTGTCAAACATAGAAATGGACCCACTGGGATAATCAAACTTGCCTTTATCGGAGAATATGCACGATTTGAAGACTTAGCTAACGAGGACCAATTCCACGGTATGAACGATGAACAAATAGATACAACTTATGCACATAATATAGCTAATTTTGACCAGGAACCTTTTTAA
- the alr gene encoding alanine racemase, with translation MCTIVSISQSALKHNLLVVKENSPNSKIVSMVKANAYGHKINLINPIINHSDLLAVSEISEAKKLRKITKKPILLLSGVIEDQELQQAIKLNCQIVVHDKTQITTINNTKQPINIWIKINTGMHRLGLSTHEYFDCIKLLANNPLINTQCVMSHFACADEINHPMNQSQLFEFKKSTYHTTKRSMANSAAILSNPASHFDYVRPGIMLYGVSPFEIINNHLKPVMQISAPIMSIKTIQTGDSVGYGATWIAKKSTTIATIGIGYGDGYPRHAKNGTPVLINNNLCPLIGRVSMDLICVDISNVKASVGDNVILWGAQKLRIETIAKYSDTIAYELLTGISSRVAFVSTI, from the coding sequence ATGTGTACCATTGTTTCAATTTCACAATCAGCATTAAAACACAATCTCTTAGTTGTAAAAGAAAATTCGCCTAATTCCAAAATAGTCTCTATGGTAAAGGCAAATGCTTATGGTCACAAAATTAATTTAATAAATCCAATTATTAACCATTCTGATTTATTAGCTGTCAGCGAAATCTCGGAAGCAAAAAAATTACGTAAAATAACAAAAAAACCAATTTTGCTTCTATCAGGTGTTATTGAAGACCAAGAACTACAACAAGCCATTAAATTAAATTGCCAAATTGTTGTACATGATAAAACCCAAATTACCACTATCAACAATACCAAACAACCAATCAATATTTGGATAAAAATTAACACAGGCATGCACCGATTAGGCTTGTCTACCCATGAGTACTTTGATTGCATAAAATTATTAGCAAACAACCCATTAATTAATACCCAATGTGTTATGAGCCATTTTGCTTGCGCTGATGAAATTAACCACCCAATGAACCAATCTCAACTATTTGAATTTAAAAAATCAACATATCACACTACTAAACGTTCAATGGCAAATTCTGCTGCGATTTTGTCAAACCCAGCCTCACACTTTGATTATGTTCGTCCTGGTATTATGTTATATGGGGTTTCTCCTTTTGAAATTATTAATAATCATCTTAAGCCTGTTATGCAAATATCAGCACCAATTATGTCAATTAAAACCATTCAAACTGGTGATTCAGTTGGCTATGGCGCTACTTGGATAGCTAAAAAATCAACAACCATAGCAACTATCGGTATCGGTTATGGTGATGGCTATCCACGCCATGCTAAAAATGGTACTCCTGTACTAATTAATAACAATTTATGTCCACTTATTGGTCGTGTATCAATGGATTTAATTTGCGTTGATATAAGTAATGTTAAAGCCTCTGTTGGAGATAATGTCATTCTTTGGGGGGCTCAGAAATTACGCATTGAAACTATTGCAAAATACAGCGATACTATTGCTTATGAACTACTCACAGGTATTAGTTCTCGGGTTGCTTTTGTTAGTACTATATGA
- a CDS encoding metallophosphoesterase family protein, producing the protein MNYSLIQISDCHIDDNKYSMGVNTHINLKKIISRISHINIDVLLITGDLTHKGSITSYKALQQMLYPIQIKLLIIPGNHDNKNNLSATFSKNLFSQFTLGKWEIININSVQVSKTSGFLTKDELIKLELNLAQSIAQYILITLHHPTVPMNSTWDDSLSLENPEALFNVLDKYHKIQAILFGHAHQAAEFKRLGVKIISCPSTALQFNNETRIGFNYYTLYDNGQLTINTQWI; encoded by the coding sequence ATGAACTATAGTCTTATTCAGATTAGCGATTGTCACATTGATGATAATAAGTACTCTATGGGTGTTAATACCCATATCAATCTAAAAAAAATTATTAGTAGAATTAGCCATATTAACATTGATGTACTATTAATTACTGGTGATCTTACTCACAAAGGCTCAATCACTTCTTACAAAGCTCTACAACAGATGCTATACCCCATTCAAATAAAACTGTTGATCATACCTGGTAATCATGATAACAAAAACAATCTGAGCGCTACTTTTTCTAAAAATTTATTTAGTCAATTCACACTTGGAAAGTGGGAAATTATTAATATAAATTCAGTGCAAGTATCAAAAACCAGTGGATTCTTAACAAAAGATGAACTAATAAAACTAGAGCTTAATTTAGCACAATCAATTGCTCAATATATACTCATTACATTACACCACCCCACCGTACCAATGAATAGTACTTGGGATGATTCATTGTCTTTAGAAAACCCAGAAGCATTGTTTAATGTACTTGATAAATACCATAAAATACAAGCTATACTATTTGGTCATGCGCATCAAGCAGCTGAATTTAAAAGATTAGGGGTAAAAATTATTTCATGCCCATCAACTGCCTTACAATTTAACAATGAGACTAGAATTGGCTTTAATTATTACACACTATATGATAATGGACAACTAACAATTAATACACAATGGATATAG
- a CDS encoding 5'-nucleotidase, giving the protein MKNTVKKNQEKNKLVITISSRALFNLDESHKIFKEQGVKAYTQHQEENEKVILKPGVGFSLVKKLLALNTSQNPIDVILLSRNSADTSLRIFNSIENYGLNISKAAFTRGESTHNLVGAFGADLFLSSNYLDVQKALESGFAAASIVGSSSQKQHKTQLRIAFDGDAVIFSDESERIFQEKGLKAFIENEKNSANIALKAGPFKCFVMSLQRIQSSFPTINNPIRTALITARSAPSHKRVIHTMRKWGIRIDESFFLGGLEKGIFLKEFSADIFFDDQHQHCQSASKYVPTGHVPNRISSQKIMLDK; this is encoded by the coding sequence ATGAAAAATACTGTAAAAAAAAATCAAGAAAAAAATAAATTGGTCATTACTATCTCATCAAGAGCCTTATTTAATCTTGATGAATCTCACAAAATCTTTAAAGAACAAGGAGTTAAAGCTTATACTCAACATCAAGAAGAAAACGAAAAAGTTATTTTAAAACCAGGAGTCGGTTTTTCACTAGTCAAAAAATTACTAGCACTAAATACCTCACAAAACCCTATTGATGTTATTTTACTTTCACGTAATAGCGCTGATACAAGCTTGCGTATTTTTAATTCTATTGAAAATTATGGCTTAAATATTTCAAAAGCAGCGTTTACCCGTGGCGAAAGTACACATAATCTTGTAGGTGCATTTGGAGCAGATTTATTCTTATCAAGTAATTATCTAGATGTACAAAAAGCCTTAGAATCAGGTTTTGCGGCAGCATCAATTGTCGGTTCTAGCTCACAAAAACAACACAAAACCCAATTACGAATTGCTTTTGATGGTGATGCAGTTATTTTCTCAGATGAATCAGAACGAATTTTTCAAGAAAAAGGCTTGAAAGCCTTTATAGAAAACGAAAAAAATTCAGCCAATATTGCATTAAAAGCTGGACCATTTAAATGCTTTGTAATGTCGTTACAAAGAATACAGTCTTCTTTCCCAACGATAAATAACCCAATCAGAACCGCCCTAATAACCGCACGTTCTGCACCATCACATAAACGCGTTATTCACACCATGCGTAAATGGGGTATTCGTATTGATGAATCTTTCTTCCTAGGCGGGTTAGAAAAAGGTATATTTTTAAAAGAATTTAGTGCTGACATCTTTTTTGACGATCAACACCAACACTGCCAATCAGCCTCTAAATATGTACCTACAGGGCATGTTCCTAATAGAATTAGCAGTCAAAAAATCATGCTAGATAAATAA
- a CDS encoding TPR end-of-group domain-containing protein translates to MSLQSVRMTLLQMLKIQVKIYILILAIIILNVLNPVQAEYIYNKNLDLTEIPIKKALYKPFIERYILDELKLLRQEQQQLKVDFAEKVANARLDVSDRAIRYTADTTTNIFYIITIAATLLVLLGWRSLQDVRDNIKTITSKQVSELTQKYEKRLSIIEDKARIRSEQIISTQQDIANTNLIHSLWVRSGIAKSEQEKINIFDEILDLAPDDIEALTYKADTLLDIDEDTWSLSLSNRAIEIDDKYALAYWQRACAKAKLKQHDDAVADIKLATDLTDSLKTEVMNEVYFENLKDNKKYQVLIGKFGNIENN, encoded by the coding sequence ATGAGCTTACAAAGTGTTAGAATGACACTTTTACAAATGCTTAAAATCCAAGTGAAAATATATATTTTAATACTTGCTATTATAATTTTAAACGTCTTGAATCCTGTACAAGCTGAATATATATATAATAAAAATCTAGATTTAACAGAAATACCTATTAAAAAAGCATTATACAAACCTTTTATAGAACGATATATTTTAGATGAACTTAAACTATTGCGCCAAGAACAACAACAATTAAAGGTTGATTTTGCCGAAAAAGTCGCAAATGCAAGATTAGACGTTTCTGATAGAGCAATCAGATATACAGCAGATACTACCACTAATATTTTCTACATCATTACCATTGCTGCTACCTTACTTGTATTATTAGGATGGCGTTCATTACAAGACGTTAGAGATAACATTAAAACTATTACTTCAAAACAAGTATCAGAGTTAACACAAAAATATGAAAAAAGACTAAGTATAATAGAAGATAAAGCTAGAATACGCTCTGAACAAATTATCAGTACACAACAAGATATTGCTAATACTAACCTAATTCATTCATTATGGGTACGCTCAGGCATTGCCAAAAGTGAACAAGAAAAAATTAATATTTTTGATGAAATTTTAGATCTAGCTCCAGACGATATTGAAGCATTAACCTATAAAGCTGATACTTTATTAGATATTGATGAAGACACTTGGTCACTATCTTTATCCAATCGTGCTATAGAAATAGATGATAAATATGCACTAGCTTACTGGCAAAGAGCTTGTGCAAAAGCCAAATTAAAACAACATGATGATGCAGTAGCAGACATAAAACTAGCCACTGATTTAACAGACTCACTAAAAACAGAGGTTATGAATGAAGTTTATTTCGAGAACTTAAAGGATAACAAGAAATACCAAGTTTTAATTGGTAAATTTGGTAACATTGAGAATAATTAA
- a CDS encoding gamma-butyrobetaine hydroxylase-like domain-containing protein: MQTPTNISLNKEKTLLTITFDKINYPLSAEYLRVYSPSAEVVGHASGQEILQLNKENVTILRIQPTGNYAVILFFSDKHDSGIYSWSHLHKLASNHDKLWHKYLQKLKDIGHTHSQLNI; this comes from the coding sequence ATGCAAACACCAACTAACATCAGCCTAAATAAAGAAAAAACTTTATTAACTATTACTTTTGATAAGATTAATTATCCGCTTAGTGCCGAATATTTAAGAGTTTATTCACCTTCAGCTGAAGTAGTTGGTCATGCTTCAGGACAAGAAATATTGCAACTTAATAAAGAAAATGTCACTATTTTGCGCATTCAACCAACGGGAAATTATGCTGTAATTTTATTTTTTAGTGATAAACACGATAGCGGTATTTATTCTTGGTCACACTTACATAAACTTGCTTCGAATCATGATAAGCTTTGGCATAAATATTTACAAAAACTCAAAGATATTGGACATACTCATTCACAGTTAAATATATGA